In the genome of Aequorivita sp. H23M31, the window TAGAACATTCAAGTAATTAACCATATGCCTTTTCAGAAATGGAAACCGATTCCATAATCGTTTTAAAATCTAAAAAAGAGTTGCTATGAGTGATAAAAATGAAATAGCTCCTGTTTTAATAGAAAATAGAATTTTCACTTGCCGTGGCGAACAGGTAATGTTAGATTATCATTTGGCAGAACTATATAATGTGGAAACCAAAAGGCTAAATGAACAGGTAAAAAGAAACGATAAGCGTTTTCCTTCTTCTTTTATGTTTCAACTTTCTACAACAGAATGGGAGAATTTGCAGTCGCAATTTGCGACTACAGATAAAACGATTGATTTGCAGTCGCAAATTGCGACCGCAAAAAGAAGAACACTGCCTTATGTTTTTACCGAACAAGGTGTTAGTATGTTATCGGCAGTATTAAGAAGCGATATAGCAATTGCGGTGAGCATACAAATAATAAACGCTTTTATACAAATGCGCAAAACAATAAGCAACCACCAACAATTGCTGCAATTATCTGAAGACTTTACACTCCATAAACTGGAAACCAACAGTAAATTTGAGCAAGTTTTTAAAGCCTTGGAAGCACCAACTTTAACGAGCAAACAAGGTGTGTTTTTTGACGGACAAGTCTTTGATGCATATAGCTTTGTAAATAAACTTATTAAAAAAGCAGAAACCTCTATCGTGTTAATTGATAATTATGTGGATGACAGTGTTATTACGCAATTAACCAAAAAGGAAAAAAGAAGTAAACGTTTACATTTTGAGTAAAACAATAAATAAAACCTTGCAACTGGATATAGACAAAGCCAATGCCCAATATTCCAGTTTTAAAGCAGTGGCCTTTGCCAAAGCCCACGATCGTTTTTTAATTTTGGACCAAAAAGAAGTATATCATATTGGCGCTTCTTTAAAGGACTTGGGCAAAAAATGGTTTGCGTTTTCAAAAATGGAAACCGATTCTGTAACGGTTTTAAAATCTATAAAAGAGTTGATATGAGTTGGAAATATGTGAAATTAGGAACTGTATGTAACACAGGTGCTGGTGGAACTCCTTTAAAAAGCAAAAAGGAATATTATGAAAATGGCACTATTCCTTGGTTAAGAAGTGGTGAAGTAAATAACCGAAACATTATTGATTCTGAAATAAAAATAACTGAAAAAGGGTTGAATAACTCATCTGCTAAATTATTTCCTACGGGAACTGTTTTAATCGCAATGTATGGTGCAACTGCTGGTCAGGTTGGCATTTTAAATTTTGAGTCATCTACCAATCAAGCGGTTTGTGGTGTTTTGCCAAGTGAAAATTTTGCAACTGAATTTTTATATTACTTTTTCTTAAGCTTTAAGGATGAATTAATTTCTCAAGCTGTTGGGAACGCTCAGCCAAATATATCACAAGCTAAGATTAGGAACACATTAATCCCTCTTATTCCTCTCCAAGAACAACAACAAATAGTAGCCATATTAGACGAAGCTTTTGAAGCCATAGACCAAGCCATCGCCAATATTGAAAAGAATATTGCCAATGCTCAGGAACTCTTTCAATCTAAATTGAACGAAATCTTTAGCCAACGTGGTGAGGGATGGGAAATATGTTTGCTGAATGAAATATGTGAAGTGAAGGATGGAACACACGATTCACCTAAATATGTGAGTGAAGACAATGGAATCCCTTTTGTAACACAAAAGAATATTCTTGAAGATGGATTATCTTTTGTAGACAATAAATTTATTAGCTTAGATGATCACGAAAATTTTTATAGAAGGTCAAATGTTACTGAAAATGATTTATTGTTTTCTATGATTGGGGCGAATAGGGGTATGGTTTGTATTGTGGATGATGGTAGGACTTTTAGTATTAAAAATGTTGGACTAATAAAATCAAGCGAGAATTACAGAAGTAAATACTTACTATATTTTTTAAAAAGTCCAATTGCAAGAAACTATGTTTCTGATAATTCTAGCGGGAGTGCACAGGGATTTATAGGTCTTGGAAAGTTGCGAGCATTCCCAATTCCGATGACAACGCTTGATAGACAAAAATCAATTGAAATAATAATAGATAGCTTGAATGATAACGTAACGCAAATTATTTACGCTTATCAAATGAAGATAAATTCACTAGAAGAACTCAAAAAATCCATTCTCCAAAAAGCCTTTGCGGGAAAGTTGACAAATAAAATGGTTGAAAGTTTACAATTAGCTGCGGAGCCGGAAGAACGTTACTAGAAGAGAATAAATTATGAAATTAAAGCTAATCCCTCCATATATTCCTAAAACCAAAGAAGAAGGGGATCCTTTTATGAACTGCAAATTGGATCGTAAAGAATACGCCGATGCTCTTACTACTATTGTAAATACATACTCTGATGGTTTTGTAATGGCGATTAATAACAAATGGGGATCGGGTAAAACCACTTTTGTAGAAATGTGGAAGCAACAGCTAAAAAATGAAGACTTCCAAACTCTCTATTTTAATGCTTGGGAAAATGATTTTCAGACTGAAGTAATGGTGGCCTTGCTAGCTGAATTAAAAGAACTTCAAGATAAGGGGAAGCGGAATTTTAATTCCTTGGTCAAAAGCGGTGCGATTTTATTAAACAAGACCACTCCTATAATTACAAAAGGTCTTGTGTCAAAAGTTGTGGGGGATAAGGTTGTTGGAGAATTGGTCGAAGTTATAACGGAACTTACAACCGGCGAATTAAAAAAACAGATAGAGTCGTTTACGGATGCCAAAAAAGGATTAATTGATTTTCGAAATAATTTAAAAAAGTATGTTGCACAGGTAAATAAGGGAAAACCTGTGATTTTTATTATTGATGAGTTAGATAGGTGCAGACCAAATTATGCGGTTTCAGTTTTAGAAAATGTAAAGCATTTATTTTCAGTGGAAGGAATCGTATTTGTTCTTTCAATTGATAAAGTGCAACTTGGTCACGCAATACGAGGAGTGTATGGTAGTGAGCAAATTGATAGTGAAGAATATTTAAGACGTTTCATAGATTTAGAATATAATCTGCCTACCCCAGATAGACGTTTATTCATTAAGTATCTATATAATTATTTTGAATTCAATTTATTCATTAACTCAAACGCTCGTCGAGCCCGAGTAGAATTTCATAGTGACATTGATGTTCTTCAAAACAATGCAATAATATTGTTCGCAGATGAAAATTTTACTTTAACACAAATAGAAAAAAACTTTGCTCGTATCAGACTTACCCTTAATACGTTTTCAGAAGATCAATATATACTTACCGATATTGTCGTTCTATTGTCATATATATATGATAGGTATCCAGAAATATATAATAAAATTGAAAATTCGGAATATACTCTACAAGAATTAGTAGATGTGATGGACCCTATTTTTGAATCATTTAAAGATCCAGAACATCGTGGTACAAGATTAATTTTATATGCCTCTTTTTTAAATAGATATCACAAGCAGCTGTTAAGATTAAAAAAAACCAAAGAAAATATTGTTGAATTGGATAAATCCAATAAATCATTAAAACTTGTAGTAAAATCCAGATTGGAAAATGAAAGAAATCATTTAGCTAGTTTGGCGTCATTTCCTCCGTCCCATTCTCAGACAAAAAATATTGATCTTGCTTTCATACAAAAAAGATATAGCTTAGTCGAAAACCTCCGCTAATAATGAACGAAGCCCAAACAAAACACGATTTAATAACCCCCGCTTTACAAGAAGCAGGTTGGGGTATTGTTGAAGGTTCTCGTTTGCGTTTAGAATTTCCTATAACCAAAGGCCGTTTGATAGGTCACGGAAAACGTGCGAAACCCATTTTTGCCGATTATGTTTTGGAATATAAAAACAGAAGGATTGGGGTTGTTGAAGCCAAAAAACGTGGTTTATATTACACAGATGGTTTAGGTCAGGCCAAAGATTATGCGGAACGCCTTAAAATCCGTTACGCCTACGCTACAAATGGGTTAAAAATCTACGGTGTAGATATGGACGAAGCCACAGAAGGTGACGTCTCGAAATTCCCTACACCAGATGAATTATGGGAAATGACCTTCCCTATTCCAAAAGAAGAATACAAAGTTGAAATAGCGGATTGGAAAGAACGTCTGTTTTCTATTCCATTTGAAGATAGAAGTGGTACTTGGCAACCTC includes:
- a CDS encoding restriction endonuclease subunit S; the protein is MSWKYVKLGTVCNTGAGGTPLKSKKEYYENGTIPWLRSGEVNNRNIIDSEIKITEKGLNNSSAKLFPTGTVLIAMYGATAGQVGILNFESSTNQAVCGVLPSENFATEFLYYFFLSFKDELISQAVGNAQPNISQAKIRNTLIPLIPLQEQQQIVAILDEAFEAIDQAIANIEKNIANAQELFQSKLNEIFSQRGEGWEICLLNEICEVKDGTHDSPKYVSEDNGIPFVTQKNILEDGLSFVDNKFISLDDHENFYRRSNVTENDLLFSMIGANRGMVCIVDDGRTFSIKNVGLIKSSENYRSKYLLYFLKSPIARNYVSDNSSGSAQGFIGLGKLRAFPIPMTTLDRQKSIEIIIDSLNDNVTQIIYAYQMKINSLEELKKSILQKAFAGKLTNKMVESLQLAAEPEERY
- a CDS encoding ORF6N domain-containing protein, which encodes MSDKNEIAPVLIENRIFTCRGEQVMLDYHLAELYNVETKRLNEQVKRNDKRFPSSFMFQLSTTEWENLQSQFATTDKTIDLQSQIATAKRRTLPYVFTEQGVSMLSAVLRSDIAIAVSIQIINAFIQMRKTISNHQQLLQLSEDFTLHKLETNSKFEQVFKALEAPTLTSKQGVFFDGQVFDAYSFVNKLIKKAETSIVLIDNYVDDSVITQLTKKEKRSKRLHFE
- a CDS encoding KAP family P-loop NTPase fold protein, with product MKLKLIPPYIPKTKEEGDPFMNCKLDRKEYADALTTIVNTYSDGFVMAINNKWGSGKTTFVEMWKQQLKNEDFQTLYFNAWENDFQTEVMVALLAELKELQDKGKRNFNSLVKSGAILLNKTTPIITKGLVSKVVGDKVVGELVEVITELTTGELKKQIESFTDAKKGLIDFRNNLKKYVAQVNKGKPVIFIIDELDRCRPNYAVSVLENVKHLFSVEGIVFVLSIDKVQLGHAIRGVYGSEQIDSEEYLRRFIDLEYNLPTPDRRLFIKYLYNYFEFNLFINSNARRARVEFHSDIDVLQNNAIILFADENFTLTQIEKNFARIRLTLNTFSEDQYILTDIVVLLSYIYDRYPEIYNKIENSEYTLQELVDVMDPIFESFKDPEHRGTRLILYASFLNRYHKQLLRLKKTKENIVELDKSNKSLKLVVKSRLENERNHLASLASFPPSHSQTKNIDLAFIQKRYSLVENLR